A stretch of the Thiocystis violascens DSM 198 genome encodes the following:
- a CDS encoding response regulator encodes MMAPLELERPTILVVDDTPANLSLLGQILKDDYRVKLANHGQRALDLATAAPPDLLLCDVMMPGMNGFEVCRRLKANPETARIPVIFVTAAMDVEDERLGFEVGAVDYIHKPVTPPIVLARIKTHLQIKRWQDFMEDQSAWLQQEVARQVNQVLQLQSSAIHVMVSMAEFRDEETGNHIRRTQEYVRMLGDWMMRQGLYPEELTPATVDQMAQAAPLHDIGKIAIPDHILLKPAQLNSDEFEIMKTHSLRGFEILEQARQSMGHDHPQLFYASQITRHHHERWDGSGYPDGLSGAAIPLAARLMAVADVYDALRSSRPYKRPFTHAATLNLIEEGRGRHFDPDVVDAFMALESEFAEIAETLADR; translated from the coding sequence ATGATGGCGCCCTTAGAACTGGAGCGACCCACCATCCTGGTGGTGGACGATACCCCAGCCAACCTGAGCCTGCTCGGTCAGATCCTCAAGGACGACTACCGGGTGAAACTGGCCAATCACGGTCAGCGTGCGCTCGATCTGGCCACCGCCGCGCCGCCCGACCTGCTGCTGTGCGATGTCATGATGCCCGGCATGAACGGTTTCGAGGTTTGCCGGCGGCTCAAGGCCAACCCTGAAACCGCGCGCATCCCGGTGATCTTCGTCACCGCCGCCATGGACGTGGAGGACGAGCGGCTCGGCTTCGAGGTCGGCGCGGTGGATTACATCCACAAGCCCGTGACGCCGCCCATCGTGCTAGCGCGGATCAAGACCCATCTCCAGATCAAGCGCTGGCAGGATTTCATGGAAGACCAGAGCGCCTGGCTCCAGCAGGAAGTGGCGCGTCAGGTCAACCAGGTACTGCAACTCCAGTCCTCCGCCATCCATGTTATGGTGTCCATGGCCGAATTCCGCGACGAGGAGACCGGCAACCATATCCGCCGCACCCAGGAATACGTTCGCATGCTCGGCGACTGGATGATGCGCCAGGGGTTGTATCCCGAGGAGTTGACCCCCGCGACGGTGGACCAGATGGCCCAGGCGGCACCGCTGCACGACATCGGCAAGATCGCCATCCCCGATCATATCCTGCTCAAACCCGCGCAACTGAACAGCGATGAATTCGAGATCATGAAGACGCACTCGCTGCGCGGCTTCGAGATCCTGGAGCAGGCGCGTCAGTCCATGGGACACGACCACCCGCAGTTGTTCTACGCCTCCCAGATCACCCGTCACCATCACGAACGCTGGGACGGCAGCGGCTATCCGGACGGACTCAGCGGCGCGGCGATCCCGCTGGCCGCGCGCCTCATGGCGGTCGCCGATGTGTATGACGCGCTGCGTTCGTCCCGTCCCTACAAACGCCCCTTCACGCATGCCGCGACCCTGAACCTCATCGAAGAGGGGCGGGGCCGCCATTTCGACCCGGATGTGGTGGATGCCTTCATGGCCCTGGAGAGCGAGTTTGCGGAAATTGCAGAGACGTTGGCGGATCGATGA
- a CDS encoding response regulator → MKLSRLSVVFSATLLLMLGVNGAFTLFVWNAHVLLGEAQEHRQRALLLVRELRLESELLARLVGLYANAGDTRFLLAYYDILGIREGEKPAPADSNPHIYWEKVIAGEAEHNLPTTGSRQSMRERMRSVGFGAAELDALKHAFAATEALKEIEQIAFAATQGLYDPALRDFVSDGQPNPAYARQVIASRDYNQRRLRLSEAIEALLERVDQRTSAELLRARARLQDWILASILGFLVMTALIAVEIRLLARHVLRPLQQLRAIAGRLAEGHYDARVGKVGGVEELAVLGGTLDDMACAIAADIHQREAVQQELETARRRAESATEAKSRFLANMSHEIRTPMNAVIGMLYLALGTPLTEQQRDYLAKARSAAQSLLGILNDILDFSKVEAGRLELDPAPFQLEQVIGEALLLVQQRAQEKEIELLFDARGLWAIRQGGELLGDALRLRQVLANLLANAVKFTPAGHVRLILEPVHETAREIVLRLAVEDSGIGMTPEQIGRLFEEFTQADSSTTRQYGGTGLGLAISKRLVEMMGGQLEVTSQPGQGSTFQFTIRCARVATPPETAASGETTIQPRVLVVDDYPEARATLLSLLRHLALTRLDDCATGAEAIERLDAAWAAGDPYDLLILDWVMPDLDGAAVLRALQERKIPAPSHILIVSAYDPGDIRDQAQQFGVCDFITKPVMPRALRDYLSRFASGQPASARVQAAPAPTSLQGLRVLLVEDNPLNQQIAAELMRARAVAVDVAENGAEALARLAARAPDYYAVVLMDLQMPVLDGYQATLRLRADPRYANLPIIAMTAHALVEERQRGLNLGMQGYLAKPFEPAELFAILARYHPLGAAVPEPPPASPDSLPVIPGLDARRGLARSGGNPDFYRKMLIAFRDQFQTALATLRDHLEQEDWESAMRYAHTLKGLAGTLGMDAPQEAAAALERAAKSRDAGARDLLQPLDEALSPILDHLDALSAPTVPAVAVAANPEETTRRLGRLRQLLTEGDAEATELWQRHADEFDGILSDTKRRQIRRALDRFEFDTALELLGTSPSQSRPLL, encoded by the coding sequence ATGAAACTCAGCCGACTCTCAGTCGTTTTTTCCGCCACGCTCCTGCTGATGCTGGGGGTCAACGGCGCCTTTACCCTCTTTGTCTGGAATGCGCACGTCCTGCTCGGCGAGGCGCAGGAACACCGTCAGCGGGCGCTGCTTCTGGTGCGCGAACTGCGTCTGGAATCGGAGTTGCTGGCGCGTCTCGTCGGTCTCTATGCGAACGCGGGAGACACGCGCTTCCTGCTCGCCTATTACGACATCCTGGGGATTCGCGAAGGGGAGAAACCGGCGCCCGCGGACTCCAACCCGCACATCTACTGGGAAAAGGTCATCGCCGGCGAGGCAGAACACAATCTACCGACAACGGGTTCTCGCCAATCCATGCGCGAACGGATGCGTTCGGTTGGCTTCGGCGCGGCCGAACTGGACGCCCTGAAGCACGCCTTCGCGGCCACCGAGGCGCTCAAGGAGATCGAGCAGATCGCCTTCGCAGCGACCCAGGGACTCTACGATCCAGCACTTCGCGACTTCGTCTCCGACGGCCAGCCCAACCCGGCGTATGCCCGGCAAGTCATCGCCAGCCGCGACTACAATCAGCGGCGATTGCGTCTCTCGGAGGCGATCGAGGCGCTGCTGGAGCGGGTCGATCAACGCACCAGCGCCGAACTCCTGCGCGCCCGCGCCCGTCTGCAGGACTGGATTCTGGCCTCCATCCTGGGCTTCCTGGTCATGACCGCGCTGATCGCGGTGGAAATCCGCCTCCTCGCCCGTCACGTCCTGCGACCCTTGCAGCAACTGCGCGCCATCGCCGGGCGTCTGGCGGAGGGACACTACGATGCCCGCGTTGGCAAAGTGGGCGGGGTGGAGGAATTGGCCGTCCTCGGCGGCACGCTCGACGACATGGCCTGTGCCATCGCGGCCGACATCCATCAACGCGAGGCGGTCCAGCAGGAACTGGAAACCGCGCGCCGGCGGGCCGAGTCGGCGACCGAGGCCAAGAGCCGCTTTCTCGCCAACATGAGCCACGAGATCCGCACGCCGATGAACGCCGTGATCGGGATGCTCTATCTGGCGCTCGGCACCCCGCTCACCGAACAGCAGCGCGACTATCTCGCCAAGGCTCGGTCGGCGGCGCAATCGCTGCTCGGCATCCTCAACGACATCCTCGATTTTTCCAAGGTGGAAGCAGGTCGGCTCGAACTCGATCCCGCCCCGTTTCAACTCGAACAGGTCATCGGCGAGGCCCTGCTGCTGGTCCAGCAACGCGCCCAGGAGAAGGAAATCGAGCTGCTGTTCGATGCACGTGGACTCTGGGCGATCCGTCAGGGCGGCGAATTGCTCGGCGATGCGCTGCGACTGCGTCAGGTGCTGGCCAACCTGCTCGCGAACGCGGTCAAGTTCACCCCGGCCGGACATGTGCGCCTGATCCTGGAACCGGTGCACGAAACCGCCCGGGAGATCGTCCTGCGGCTGGCCGTCGAGGATAGCGGCATCGGCATGACGCCCGAGCAGATCGGGCGGCTGTTCGAGGAGTTCACCCAGGCGGATAGCTCTACCACCCGTCAATATGGCGGCACCGGACTCGGACTCGCCATCTCCAAGCGTCTGGTGGAGATGATGGGCGGACAGCTTGAGGTCACCAGCCAGCCAGGACAGGGCTCGACCTTCCAGTTCACGATCCGCTGCGCGCGCGTCGCCACGCCGCCCGAAACCGCGGCGTCTGGCGAGACGACGATCCAACCGCGCGTGCTGGTGGTCGACGATTATCCGGAGGCACGCGCGACCCTGCTCAGTCTGCTGAGACACTTGGCGCTCACCCGGCTGGACGACTGCGCCACCGGCGCCGAGGCGATTGAGCGTCTGGACGCCGCCTGGGCGGCGGGCGATCCTTATGATCTGCTGATCCTGGACTGGGTCATGCCGGACCTGGATGGCGCCGCCGTCCTGCGCGCACTCCAGGAACGGAAGATTCCCGCACCCTCGCATATCCTCATCGTCTCTGCCTATGATCCAGGCGACATCCGCGATCAGGCGCAACAATTCGGAGTCTGCGATTTCATCACCAAACCCGTGATGCCACGGGCGCTGCGAGACTATTTGAGCCGCTTCGCCAGCGGCCAGCCAGCCAGCGCGCGCGTGCAAGCCGCTCCCGCGCCCACCTCGCTGCAAGGCTTGCGGGTGCTGCTGGTGGAGGACAATCCGCTCAACCAGCAGATCGCCGCCGAATTGATGCGCGCGCGCGCTGTCGCGGTGGACGTAGCGGAGAATGGCGCCGAGGCGCTGGCCCGACTGGCCGCGCGCGCGCCGGATTACTATGCCGTGGTGCTGATGGACTTGCAGATGCCGGTGCTCGACGGCTATCAGGCGACTCTCCGACTGCGCGCCGACCCGCGCTATGCCAACCTGCCCATTATCGCCATGACGGCCCACGCCCTGGTGGAGGAACGCCAGCGCGGGCTGAACCTGGGCATGCAGGGTTATCTGGCCAAACCCTTCGAGCCCGCCGAACTCTTCGCTATCCTGGCCCGTTATCATCCGCTGGGCGCGGCCGTTCCGGAGCCGCCGCCCGCGTCGCCGGACTCGCTACCCGTCATTCCGGGCTTGGACGCGCGCCGGGGTCTGGCGCGCAGCGGCGGCAATCCAGATTTCTATCGCAAGATGCTCATCGCCTTCCGGGACCAGTTCCAGACGGCGCTTGCGACGCTAAGGGATCACCTGGAGCAGGAAGACTGGGAGTCGGCCATGCGCTATGCGCATACCCTGAAGGGACTGGCGGGCACCCTGGGCATGGACGCCCCGCAGGAGGCCGCCGCCGCGCTGGAGCGGGCGGCGAAGTCGCGGGATGCGGGTGCCCGCGATCTGCTGCAACCGCTCGACGAGGCGCTGAGCCCCATCCTCGACCATTTGGACGCGTTATCCGCGCCAACCGTTCCGGCGGTCGCGGTGGCGGCCAATCCAGAGGAGACAACTCGCCGCCTGGGGCGTCTGCGTCAGTTGCTGACCGAAGGCGATGCGGAAGCCACCGAGCTGTGGCAGCGGCACGCCGACGAGTTTGACGGCATCCTGTCCGACACCAAACGGCGACAGATCCGCCGCGCCCTGGACAGGTTCGAGTTCGACACCGCGCTGGAGTTGCTCGGAACCAGCCCGTCCCAGTCCCGACCTCTTTTGTGA
- a CDS encoding HesA/MoeB/ThiF family protein: MTDEQLLRYSRQILLPAFGIAGQERLRAASVLIVGLGGLGSPVAMYLAAAGVGRLLLADFDAVDLSNLQRQILHTSERIGLPKADSARLALHALNPEVELIVVKHSLTEERLPALIADVDLVVDCCDNFATRFAVNAACVAARVPLVSGAAIRLEGQVTAFSGQPGDPCYQCLYPRDGDLDETCSATGVLAPVVGIVGSIQATEAIKILTGLGAPLFGRLLLLDAATMDWRSLRLGVDPACPVCSGRA, translated from the coding sequence GTGACCGACGAACAGCTTCTGCGCTACAGCCGCCAGATTCTGCTGCCCGCCTTCGGAATCGCGGGACAGGAACGCCTGCGGGCGGCCAGTGTCCTGATTGTCGGACTCGGCGGTCTGGGCTCGCCGGTTGCCATGTATCTCGCCGCCGCAGGCGTCGGTCGGTTGCTGCTGGCGGATTTCGACGCCGTCGATCTCTCCAATCTGCAACGCCAGATCCTTCATACCAGCGAACGTATCGGCCTGCCGAAGGCGGACTCGGCGCGCTTGGCGTTGCATGCCCTCAACCCCGAGGTCGAACTGATTGTCGTCAAGCACAGCCTGACCGAAGAACGTCTCCCCGCCCTGATCGCGGACGTGGATCTGGTGGTGGACTGCTGCGATAACTTCGCGACCCGTTTCGCCGTCAACGCGGCCTGTGTCGCCGCCCGCGTGCCGCTCGTCTCGGGCGCGGCGATCCGTCTGGAAGGTCAGGTAACGGCCTTCTCGGGTCAGCCCGGCGATCCCTGCTATCAATGCCTCTATCCGCGCGACGGCGATCTCGACGAAACCTGTTCGGCCACCGGCGTGCTGGCCCCCGTGGTCGGGATCGTCGGCAGCATCCAGGCCACCGAGGCGATCAAGATCCTGACCGGCCTCGGCGCGCCGCTGTTCGGGCGTCTGTTGCTGCTGGATGCGGCGACGATGGACTGGCGCAGCCTGCGTCTCGGCGTCGATCCGGCCTGCCCGGTCTGTTCCGGACGCGCGTGA
- the dmeF gene encoding CDF family Co(II)/Ni(II) efflux transporter DmeF → MHTETLQHWQHSHTFGQDEQRAGERRTLIVIAITAVMMVVEIATGIMFGSMALLADGLHMASHTAALGISAFAYIYARRHARDASFSFGTGKINALGGFTGAVLLAVFALIMAWESLARMTDPVAIAFDQAIAVAVLGLLVNGASVLILGSEHEGHHHRHDVDHDHDHDHDAHDHRHALSHDHHGDHNLRAAYLHVLADALTSLLAIFALLAGKFLGLIWMDPLMGVIGALLVARWSWGLLRTTSAVLVDRQGPETIRHAIRTSIEDSGEDRVSDLHLWSIGPDLHAVAIALVTHDAALSPDDVKRKLPSGLGLAHVTVEIHRCPH, encoded by the coding sequence ATGCACACCGAGACGCTCCAGCACTGGCAGCATAGCCATACCTTCGGCCAGGACGAGCAACGGGCGGGAGAACGCCGAACCCTGATCGTCATCGCCATCACGGCCGTGATGATGGTCGTCGAGATCGCCACCGGGATCATGTTCGGTTCCATGGCCCTGCTCGCCGATGGACTGCACATGGCCTCCCATACGGCGGCCCTCGGCATCAGCGCTTTCGCCTATATCTATGCACGCCGGCATGCGCGGGATGCGAGCTTCAGCTTCGGCACCGGCAAGATCAATGCGCTGGGCGGTTTCACGGGGGCGGTGCTGCTGGCCGTCTTTGCGCTGATCATGGCCTGGGAGAGTCTGGCGCGGATGACCGATCCGGTCGCGATCGCCTTCGATCAGGCCATTGCCGTGGCGGTTCTCGGCTTGCTCGTCAATGGGGCTTCAGTTCTGATTCTGGGCTCGGAGCATGAGGGACATCACCATCGACACGACGTCGACCATGACCATGACCATGACCATGACGCGCATGACCATCGGCACGCGCTCTCGCATGACCATCATGGCGACCACAATCTGCGCGCCGCCTACCTGCATGTGCTGGCCGACGCGCTCACCTCGCTGCTGGCGATTTTCGCGCTGCTGGCGGGCAAATTCCTCGGCCTGATCTGGATGGATCCTTTGATGGGCGTGATCGGCGCGCTACTGGTCGCCCGCTGGTCCTGGGGTCTGCTGCGGACCACCAGCGCGGTTCTGGTCGATCGGCAAGGCCCCGAAACGATCCGACACGCGATCCGTACCAGTATCGAGGACAGCGGCGAGGATCGGGTGTCGGATCTGCATCTCTGGTCGATCGGACCGGATCTCCATGCCGTCGCGATCGCGCTCGTGACCCATGACGCCGCCCTCTCGCCGGACGACGTCAAGCGAAAACTGCCGTCCGGACTGGGGCTGGCCCATGTGACGGTCGAAATCCATCGCTGTCCTCATTAA
- a CDS encoding HMA2 domain-containing protein, with amino-acid sequence MPRLSAHLAPFEICHRIPGRMRLRIPALQENAALGARMAGALRALDGVQAMRINPACASLVLYHRPAHRLTPDILAQALQPLLPSTVSPPGLHPGLRPAKPPTRSAQRSLQRPSPPSAPPAPTPCILCRMKLNATRWILADVWRCWRQHFTQRMRAVLVTAFMPLRS; translated from the coding sequence ATGCCACGTTTATCCGCACACCTCGCACCCTTTGAGATCTGCCACCGGATTCCGGGACGGATGCGTCTGCGCATTCCGGCCCTGCAGGAGAACGCCGCGCTCGGCGCCAGAATGGCGGGGGCGCTGCGCGCACTGGACGGGGTGCAGGCGATGCGGATCAATCCGGCCTGCGCCAGCCTGGTGCTCTATCATCGGCCAGCGCACCGGCTCACGCCGGACATCCTCGCCCAAGCGTTACAGCCCTTGCTGCCGTCGACCGTCAGCCCGCCGGGGTTGCATCCAGGGTTGCGCCCCGCCAAGCCGCCAACGCGCTCGGCGCAGCGCTCTCTTCAACGTCCCTCCCCCCCGTCGGCACCGCCCGCACCCACGCCGTGCATCCTCTGTCGGATGAAGCTGAACGCCACCCGCTGGATCCTGGCCGATGTCTGGCGCTGCTGGCGGCAGCATTTCACGCAACGCATGCGGGCGGTTCTGGTCACCGCCTTCATGCCGCTGCGTTCTTGA
- a CDS encoding heme degradation protein: protein MTAVTQLMSASHRATFALSNPLAPEHATHALRLTGHWPELLWDLACLDRVWIETATPEISLAQMAPLLGIRVHQDIGLATGRRLALHLFLEQWHALRILPEDGGTEPRRLCFENRQGTALLTLSLDPRANGFALRTLARTHRAERERAIPLPRRPDFWTSQAHPLFVQALAERWPDDAGTSAFTDIAEICGWLRLIPARLRDQGRITLVDPELIPCFLETLTEQALPVRVLAGTAGVAHRFDGAFHIHQRLEGNWLQLLGDQARLRLDLGAIDSAWVFQPAGTGASAPRRQLRLYDESGRALALIDDLPRVGGTENPIWRTLINALFD, encoded by the coding sequence ATGACTGCCGTCACCCAACTCATGAGCGCCTCGCACCGCGCCACCTTCGCCCTGTCGAATCCGCTCGCCCCGGAGCATGCGACCCATGCGCTGCGTCTGACTGGACACTGGCCCGAACTGCTCTGGGATCTGGCCTGTCTCGACCGGGTGTGGATCGAGACCGCGACACCCGAAATTTCGCTGGCGCAGATGGCGCCACTCCTTGGGATTCGCGTGCATCAGGACATCGGTCTGGCCACGGGCCGGCGACTCGCGTTGCATCTGTTCCTGGAGCAATGGCATGCACTGCGGATCTTGCCGGAAGACGGCGGCACGGAGCCTCGTCGGCTCTGCTTCGAGAATCGTCAGGGAACCGCCCTGCTAACCCTCTCGCTCGACCCACGGGCCAACGGCTTCGCGCTCCGCACCCTGGCGCGCACCCACCGGGCGGAACGGGAGCGGGCGATTCCGCTGCCCCGACGTCCGGACTTCTGGACATCCCAGGCCCATCCGCTGTTCGTCCAGGCCCTGGCCGAGCGTTGGCCAGACGACGCGGGGACGTCGGCGTTCACCGATATCGCGGAGATCTGTGGCTGGTTGCGACTGATCCCCGCGCGGCTGCGCGATCAGGGCCGGATCACCCTGGTCGATCCCGAGCTGATTCCCTGCTTTCTGGAGACCCTCACCGAGCAGGCCCTTCCCGTGCGGGTGCTGGCGGGCACGGCGGGTGTCGCGCACCGTTTCGACGGAGCCTTCCACATCCATCAGCGATTGGAAGGTAACTGGCTCCAGCTTTTGGGCGATCAGGCGCGGCTGCGTCTCGACCTCGGCGCGATCGACAGCGCCTGGGTCTTCCAGCCCGCGGGCACGGGCGCATCCGCGCCCCGCCGCCAGCTTCGACTGTACGATGAATCCGGACGCGCACTGGCGCTGATCGACGATCTGCCGCGTGTCGGCGGAACCGAAAACCCGATCTGGCGTACCCTGATCAACGCCCTGTTCGATTGA
- a CDS encoding hemin uptake protein HemP, translating to MPSAAAPDRHHAAQLPSRLPLPSIPRIASQALLEGGNLVMIEHAGVSYFLRMTRNNKLILTK from the coding sequence ATGCCATCCGCCGCCGCGCCAGACCGACATCACGCCGCCCAACTCCCGAGCCGGCTTCCGCTGCCTTCGATCCCCCGCATCGCCAGTCAGGCCCTGCTCGAAGGCGGCAACCTCGTCATGATCGAACACGCCGGCGTCAGCTATTTTCTGCGCATGACGCGCAACAACAAGCTGATTCTGACCAAATAA
- the prmC gene encoding peptide chain release factor N(5)-glutamine methyltransferase: MIDMIQRLSIGETLRAAAAALSALPDSSPRLEAELLLTQAGGWSRSHLLAWPERELDPATAADFHALLARRLNGEPIAYLRGQQSFWTLELKVSPDTLIPRPETERLVETALERLASTAPLRIADLGTGSGAIAAALASERPDWRLIATDRSAPALRIARDNFRALGLGGIDTLRADWLSAFAADSLDAILGNPPYIPDADPHLARGDLRFEPPSALASGRDGLAAIRAIAADARRCLRPDGLLAVEHGFDQARDVRRLLRAGGLDRIETRQDLAGQDRVTLGYRPGEA; encoded by the coding sequence ATGATTGACATGATTCAAAGGTTGAGCATCGGCGAAACACTGCGCGCCGCGGCGGCGGCCCTCTCCGCGCTCCCCGACAGTTCGCCCCGGCTCGAAGCCGAACTGCTGCTGACCCAGGCCGGCGGCTGGTCGCGCAGCCATCTACTGGCCTGGCCCGAGCGCGAACTCGACCCCGCGACCGCCGCCGATTTCCACGCCCTGCTCGCCCGCCGTCTGAACGGCGAACCCATCGCCTATCTGCGTGGCCAGCAATCCTTCTGGACCCTGGAACTCAAGGTCTCGCCCGATACCCTCATCCCCCGTCCCGAAACCGAGCGGTTGGTGGAAACGGCGCTGGAACGGCTCGCGTCGACCGCTCCGCTGCGCATCGCGGATCTCGGCACCGGCAGCGGCGCCATCGCGGCGGCCCTGGCGAGCGAGCGGCCCGACTGGCGGCTGATCGCCACCGACCGCTCCGCGCCGGCCCTGCGGATCGCCCGCGACAACTTTCGCGCGCTCGGTCTCGGCGGCATCGACACCCTGCGAGCGGATTGGCTCTCGGCCTTCGCCGCCGACAGTCTGGATGCCATTCTCGGCAACCCTCCCTATATCCCGGACGCCGATCCGCATCTCGCCCGCGGCGATCTGCGGTTCGAGCCGCCGTCGGCGCTCGCCTCGGGGCGCGACGGACTCGCCGCCATCCGCGCCATCGCCGCGGATGCTCGCCGCTGTCTGCGCCCGGACGGACTGCTGGCCGTCGAACACGGCTTCGATCAGGCGCGGGACGTTCGACGGCTGTTGCGCGCCGGGGGACTGGACCGGATCGAGACCCGCCAGGATCTGGCCGGCCAGGATCGCGTGACTCTGGGTTATCGCCCAGGCGAGGCATAA
- the prfA gene encoding peptide chain release factor 1, which produces MNPSIRGKLERIAERYSEVMALLAEADTQTDQNRFRDLGREYAQLEPLMGCYGRYLEAERDRTAAEEMLADPEMAALAKDEIAQTETRLAALEPELHHLLIPPDPNDQCNSFLEIRAGTGGAEAALFAADLLRMYVRYAETLGWRTEQVSESPGELGGYKEVVVRVSGNGVFSRLKFEPGAHRVQRVPETESQGRVHTSACTVAVLPEVESIDAIDINPNDLRTDTYRASGAGGQHINKTDSAIRITHIPSGIVVECQEERSQHKNRARAMSLLHAKLLASARESQASEQSESRKLQVGSGDRSERIRTYNFPQNRVTDHRINLTLYKLDEIMAGQLDQVIGPLLEEYRTEQLAAMMTN; this is translated from the coding sequence ATGAATCCATCCATCCGGGGCAAGCTGGAGCGCATCGCCGAGCGCTACAGTGAAGTGATGGCCTTGCTGGCCGAGGCGGACACGCAGACCGATCAAAATCGCTTTCGGGATCTCGGTCGGGAATATGCGCAGCTCGAACCGCTGATGGGCTGTTATGGCCGCTATCTGGAGGCCGAACGCGACCGCACGGCGGCCGAGGAGATGCTCGCCGATCCCGAAATGGCCGCGCTGGCCAAGGACGAGATCGCCCAGACCGAGACCCGTCTCGCGGCGCTGGAGCCCGAACTCCACCACCTGCTGATCCCGCCCGATCCCAACGACCAGTGCAACAGCTTTCTGGAAATCCGGGCCGGCACCGGCGGCGCCGAGGCGGCCCTGTTTGCCGCCGATCTGCTGCGCATGTATGTGCGTTATGCCGAGACTCTGGGCTGGCGCACCGAGCAGGTCTCCGAAAGCCCCGGCGAACTGGGCGGCTACAAAGAGGTCGTAGTCCGCGTCAGCGGCAACGGCGTCTTCTCGCGCCTGAAGTTCGAGCCGGGCGCGCATCGCGTCCAGCGCGTCCCGGAGACCGAATCGCAGGGGCGTGTCCACACCTCCGCCTGCACGGTGGCGGTGCTTCCCGAGGTCGAGTCGATCGACGCCATCGACATCAACCCCAACGATCTGCGCACCGACACCTATCGCGCCTCCGGGGCTGGCGGTCAGCATATCAACAAGACCGACTCCGCCATTCGCATCACCCATATTCCTTCCGGGATCGTGGTGGAATGTCAGGAGGAACGCTCGCAGCACAAGAACCGGGCGCGCGCCATGTCGCTGCTCCACGCCAAGTTGCTGGCGAGCGCGCGCGAAAGTCAGGCGTCTGAACAATCCGAATCGCGCAAGTTGCAGGTTGGCAGCGGTGATCGCTCCGAGCGCATCCGCACCTACAACTTCCCCCAGAATCGTGTCACCGACCATCGCATCAATCTGACCCTCTACAAGCTGGACGAGATCATGGCCGGTCAGCTCGACCAGGTCATCGGCCCGCTGCTGGAGGAATACCGGACGGAGCAACTGGCTGCGATGATGACCAATTAA